One genomic window of Columba livia isolate bColLiv1 breed racing homer chromosome 9, bColLiv1.pat.W.v2, whole genome shotgun sequence includes the following:
- the LOC102096280 gene encoding uncharacterized protein LOC102096280: MSESSSGLTTSNQKFCQSYSSCCSILSDTHTIPPVLTRNRGIIWQNCDSGLPSPLPSDSFKYLRWYDIEEHDVRGNQLQCPRVREGPSEEELFFRGEEHTLKKRTQVTDTEKWQKKLQENWENCAELNLSFQDLGDLYQVENFKRILQRLIRVEKLWLVDNSLTDLSAIRLPRCRELNVNKNHFTSFKELPKIPQIQHLSLAENNIMTLSGISDFRHTPLESLVLKRNPCEFQERYRQLVFSSLPNLKMLDGVPKLPEDCSPPSIRVFFRMCTIL; the protein is encoded by the exons ATGTCTGAAAG TTCCTCAGGTCTGACTACAAGCAATCAAAAATTCTGTCAGTCTTATTCATCCTGCTGCTCCATCCTAAGCGATACACACACGATTCCACCAGTTTTAACACGAAACAGAGGAATCATCTGGCAGAACTGTGATTCTGGGCTACCTTCCCCA cttcCTTCGGATTCCTTCAAGTATCTCAGGTGGTATGACATAGAGGAACATGATGTTCGAGGAAATCAGCTTCAATGTCCCCGAGTGAGAGAAG GGCCTTCAGAAGAAGAGCTGTTTTTCAGAGGAGAAGAACATACTTTGAAGAAAAGAACACAAGTAACTGACACAGAGAAGTGGCAAAAGAAACTGCAAGAGAACTGGGAAAactgtgct gAGCTGAACCTTTCATTTCAGGACCTGGGTGATCTTTACCAGGTGGAAAACTTCAAAAGGATTCTCCAAAGATTAATTCGGGTGGAAAAACTTTGGCTGGTGGACAATTCTTTGACAGACCTGAGTGCCATAAGGTTGCCAAG ATGCAGAGAACTAAATGTCAATAAAAACCACTTTACATCCTTCAAAGAGCTGCCAAAGATACCTCAGATTCAGCACTTATCACTCGCTGAAAATAACATTATGACACTAAGTGGAATATCAGACTTCAGACATACTCCACTTGAATCTCTTGTACTCAAGAGGAATCCCTGTGAGTTTCAAGAAAGATACAGACAACT TGTATTCTCCAGTTTGCCAAATCTGAAAATGCTGGATGGTGTCCCAAAACTGCCAGAGGACTGTTCCCCTCCAAGtataagggtttttttcagaatgtgtacTATACTCTAG